A DNA window from Tachysurus vachellii isolate PV-2020 chromosome 20, HZAU_Pvac_v1, whole genome shotgun sequence contains the following coding sequences:
- the pnx gene encoding homeobox protein pnx, with amino-acid sequence MREDKGRGHKHGFSLTLLLLRSALQEFVPCVNMQQETRKPQRISSFSIADILDPSKFTGRHQDAQSNKLSDYRNKRSCDELSSDESAEGSDEVSTATEAKESPCIGGKVKIKGRRMRTAFTMDQLHVLERSFQSSHYLSVFERHVIAKALELSETQVKIWFQNRRTKWKKEQEGRELEELYQCATIAPVIVPTTLNLSSASCNRSSSVNFYSARNLLSAYPALALL; translated from the exons ATGCGCGAGGACAAGGGGCGAGGACACAAGCACGGATTTTCTCTGACACTCCTCTTACTCCGATCTGCACTTCAGGAGTTTGTTCCGTGCGTGAATATGCAACAAGAAACCAGAAAACCTCAGCggatttcttctttttccatcGCAGACATCCTGGATCCGTCCAAATTCACAGGGAGGCATCAGGATGCGCAAAGCAACAAACTTTCCGACTACAGAAACAAGAGAAGTTGCG ATGAATTATCCAGTGATGAAAGTGCTGAGGGCTCAGATGAAGTTTCAACAGCCACAGAAGCGAAAGAAAGCCCTTGCATTGGTGGTAAAGTTAAAATCAAGGGTCGTCGCATGCGTACAGCGTTCACTATGGACCAGCTTCACGTGCTCGAGCGCAGCTTCCAGAGCAGCCACTATCTGTCAGTGTTCGAGCGCCACGTCATCGCCAAGGCTCTGGAGCTGTCCGAGACGCAGGTTAAGATCTGGTTTCAGAACAGACGCACCAAGTGGAAGAAGGAGCAAGAGGGACGGGAGCTGGAGGAGCTGTACCAGTGTGCCACGATAGCGCCGGTGATTGTACCGACCACTCTGAACCTCAGTAGCGCCTCCTGTAACAGGTCGAGTTCGGTGAATTTCTACTCAGCACGGAACCTTCTGAGTGCTTATCCCGCACTTGCGTTGCTCTGA
- the aebp1a gene encoding adipocyte enhancer-binding protein 1 — protein sequence MKMRSLKVTLWLTLFAFCWTLSSFETVQAGSNIRPGKTTKGLRRQSVIADQQKKELQTEDTQLDEPSANEEGENDKESSKKSPEVILADKAKKAAEKEAKAKKPKVPKPTKAPKPAKPTKKPKPTKKPKAPKPTKKPKPPKPTKKPKPPKPTKKPKVVKPTPKYEENEKASSPSNKPTMDEEEKKIHTELGLDKYPPTKNKDEKTSITEILKEHDPSYWDAKYEVTEPDLLPKVKEADPITEDPSIYLPIPEETTVTSFIPPPWYEEYDYSDLAAKKLEEEMEKKRKEKEEKAEILRKIWEEEEEERRKQTPVYVKPKNCPPMGMESHRVEDDQIMSSSTSHHGFAAQRGRLNMQASTDEEDVYGGAWCADTEEKEHWFQLDARRDVEYTGVITQGRDSETNDDFVSAYFVAFSNDTREWTVLHDGYAEWLFYGNVDKDTPVKNEFFRPVVARYIRILPQSWNGSLCMRLEVLACPLPNSFPTENDVTPTDDLDYRHHNYKEMRQMMKVINEECPSITRIYNIGKSSQGLKMYAMEISDNPGEHETGEPEFRYTAGLHGNEVLGRELLLLLMQFLCKEYNDDNPRVRRLVDGMRIHLVPSLNPDAYELAYEMGSEMGNWALGHWTQEGYDIFQNFPDLNSILWSAEDRGWVPRIVPNHHIPIPENFLNGSVAAETKAIISWMQRTPFVLGANLQGGENIVTYPFDMQRPPQARVPAGRPSHNMNEETWARIQRQNEGALRETPDENMFRWLAMTYAHSHLTMTETQHGLCHTDDITGGQGIINRASWKPVVGSMNDFSYLHTNCFEISIFLGCDKFPHESELPLEWENNREALLAFMEQVNRGIKGVVKDTGGNVISNATISVEGIRHDVKTASTGDYWRLLNPGEYRVTARADGYSSQTRLCMVGYKAGASRCSFTLSKSNWPRMKVIIELNRITQTQTGSTSSTGPNKNNLPVGERQKRLRRLRLMRLMRLRRLRMQRLRGNMTTTVVPTTTTTTTTTTTTTTATTTTPLPTTHTELNTETTDSWFDSWFVKNNKDVPDPIESELPETEPTRDYFEYRIDDY from the exons ATGAAGATGCGCAGCTTGAAGGTTACGCTCTGGCTCACCTTGTTTGCTTTCTGCTGGACTTTATCATCCTTTGAAACTGTGCAAGCAGGCAGCAACATCAGGCCTGGGAAGACCACCAAAGGTCTCAGAAGACAATCTGTCATTGCTGATCAGCAGAAAAAAGAATTACAGACAGAAGACACTCAACTGGACGAGCCCAGTGCAAATGAGGAGGGTGAAAATGACAAAGAGAGCAGTAAAAAGTCACCAGAAGTCATCTTAGCAG ACAAGGCAAAGAAAGCAGCAGAGAAGGAGGCCAAAGCAAAGAAACCAAAGGTGCCCAAACCCACCAAGGCTCCCAAGCCTGCGAAACCAACAAAGAAGCCAAAACCAACCAAAAAACCAAAGGCACCAAAGCCAACCAAAAAGCCCAAACCACCAAAACCAACCAAGAAACCCAAACCTCCAAAACCTACCAAAAAGCCCAAGGTAGTGAAGCCCACCCCAAAGTatgaagaaaatgagaaagcCAGCTCTCCGTCTAACAAACCGACCATggatgaggaagagaagaaaattcACACAGAACTTGGATTGGACAAAT ATCCTCCCACTAAGAACAAAGATGAAAAGACTTCTATTACCGAAATCCTAAAGGAGCATGACCCCAGTTACTGGGATGCCAAAT ATGAAGTTACAGAGCCTGATCTCTTGCCTAAAGTCAAGGAGGCCGATCCTATCACTGAGGATCCCAGCATATATTTACCCATTCCAG AAGAGACCACAGTCACATCATTTATACCACCACCCTGGTATGAAGAATACGATTATTCTGACT TGGCAGCAAAGAAGctggaggaggagatggagaaaaagcggaaagagaaggaggaaaagg CTGAGATACTCAGGAAAATatgggaggaggaagaggaagagagaagaaagcAAACTCCTGTTTATGTCAAACCAAAAA ATTGTCCTCCAATGGGCATGGAGTCACATCGCGTGGAAGACGACCAAATCATGTCCTCTTCGACGTCTCATCACGGGTTTGCGGCCCAGAGAGGTCGTTTGAATATGCAG GCTTCGACTGATGAGGAGGATGTATACGGAGGGGCCTGGTGTGCTGACACAGAGGAGAAGGAACACTGGTTTCAGCTGGACGCCCGGCGAGATGTGGAGTACACCGGGGTCATCACTCAGGGCAGGGACTCGGAAACAAA TGACGACTTTGTTTCAGCGTATTTTGTGGCCTTCAGTAATGACACACGTGAATGGACGGTGCTTCACGATGGCTATGCTGAATGG CTCTTTTACGGCAATGTCGACAAAGATACTCCCGTGAAGAACGAGTTTTTCCGTCCTGTAGTCGCACGATATATCCGAATCTTACCCCAGAGCTGGAACGGCAGTCTGTGCATGAGACTGGAGGTGCTAGCCTGCCCCCTGCCTA aTAGTTTCCCGACAGAGAATGATGTCACACCCACCGATGACTTGGATTACAGGCATCACAACTACAAGGAGATGAGGCAG atgATGAAAGTGATAAATGAAGAGTGTCCCAGCATCACCAGAATCTACAACATTGGCAAGAGCTCTCAAGGGCTGAAGATGTACGCGATGGAGATCTCGGACAACCCGGGAGAGCATGAGACAG GCGAGCCAGAATTCCGCTACACCGCTGGTCTTCATGGGAATGAAGTTCTAGGCAGAGAGCTACTATTACTGCTCATGCAGTTCCTCTGCAAGGAGTACAACGACGACAACCCTCGAGTGCGGCGCTTGGTGGACGGAATGCGCATTCATTTAGTGCCCTCTCTCAATCCAGACGCGTACGAGCTGGCTTATGAAATG GGCTCGGAAATGGGAAACTGGGCACTAGGACACTGGACTCAGGAAGGTTACGACATTTTCCAGAACTTTCCTGACCTTAATAGCATCCTTTGGAGTGCAGAAGACAGGGGCTGGGTTCCGCGCATTGTGCCAAACCACCATATCCCCATTCCCGAGAACTTCTTGAATGGATCA GTGGCTGCTGAGACAAAGGCCATCATCTCCTGGATGCAACGAACACCCTTCGTTCTGGGAGCAAACCTGCAGGGAGGTGAGAATATTGTCACGTACCCGTTTGACATGCAGAGGCCACCACAAGCCAGAGTCCCAGCTGGGCGTCCAAGCCACAACATGAATGAAGAGACGTGGGCCAGGATCCAGAGGCAAAACGAAGGTGCGCTGCGTGAGACGCCTGACGAGAACATGTTCCGCTGGCTGGCCATGACCTACGCTCACAGCCACCTCACTATGACGGAGACGCAGCACGGCTTGTGTCacactgatgacatcacaggcGGCCAGGGCATCATTAATCGTGCTAGCTGGAAACCTGTTGTAGGCA GCATGAATGATTTCAGTTACCTTCACACAAACTGCTTTGAGATATCCATCTTTCTGGGTTGTGACAAATTTCCGCACGAAAGCGAGCTGCCTTTGGAGTGGGAGAACAACCGGGAAGCCCTGCTTGCTTTCATGGAGCAG GTGAACCGTGGCATCAAAGGTGTGGTAAAGGACACTGGTGGGAATGTAATCTCAAATGCTACAATATCAGTGGAGGGTATCAGGCATGACGTCAAAACAG CTTCAACAGGTGATTACTGGCGTCTTTTAAACCCAGGTGAGTATCGTGTGACTGCAAGAGCTGACGGTTATTCATCTCAGACGCGCTTGTGCATGGTAGGCTACAAGGCAGGCGCATCACGATGCAGCTTCACATTATCCAAGTCCAACTGGCCAAGAATGAAAGTGATCATAGAACTGAATAGGATTACCCAGACCCAAACTGGAAGCACAAGCAGTACCGgtccaaataaaaataacctgCCTGTTGGGGAGAGACAAAAACGACTGCGCCGTCTGCGTCTGATGCGTCTGATGCGTCTGCGCAGGCTACGGATGCAGAGGCTAAGAGGCAACATGACTACCACTGTAGTGCCAAcaactaccaccaccaccaccaccaccaccaccaccaccaccgccaccaccaccactccACTTCCCACCAcccacacagagctgaacacagAAACTACTGACTCGTGGTTCGACTCGTGGTTtgtgaaaaacaacaaagacgTGCCAGACCCCATCGAGTCTGAGCTCCCCGAGACCGAACCAACACGAGACTACTTTGAGTACAGAATAGATGATTATTGA
- the ddx56 gene encoding probable ATP-dependent RNA helicase DDX56 isoform X2, producing the protein MDPERIQFHEMGLDDRILKALADLGWAQPTLIQEKAIPLALNGKDLLARARTGSGKTAAYAVPLIQRILTCKQTVREQAVRALVLVPTKELGQQVQAMIRQLTAYCARDVRVADISGKAEVSAQRPVLMEKPDVVVGTPSRVQAHIKAQNLELNSLEVLVIDEADLLFSFGFEADAKSLICHLPKIYQAFLMSATLTDDVQALKELVLHNPVTLKLQGSQLPDSSQLQQYSVKCEEEEKFLLIYTLLKLGLVRGKTLIFVSSLDRCYRLKLFLEQFSVPACVLNSELPVHSRCHIISQFNQGFYDYIIATDEQGLNNPTAQTAESKGKKKKKKNAKSKTGRDKEYGVSRGVDFQNIANVINFDFPSSVDSYIHRVGRTARADNKGTALTFVSNSELALLEDVESALTGDSGNCALKPYGFKMDEIEGFRYRCRDAMRSVTKQAVKEARLKEIKQELLNSEKLKMYFEDNPRDLQLLRHDKDLHPAVIKPHLRNVPEYLIPSTLKTLVNPLLRRKKKFKTNSRGVLKTAFKNIRGKNVRGKNPLKSFRYNRNASKQKNKP; encoded by the exons ATGGACCCCGAACGAATACAGTTTCACGAAATGGGTTTAGACGACCGAATCTTAAAG GCGCTAGCTGACCTTGGATGGGCTCAACCGACCCTTATTCAAGAAAAAGCCATTCCACTGGCTCTCAATGGAAAAGATCTTTTGGCAAGAGCTCGGACCGGGTCAGGGAAGACCGCTGCCTACGCCGTGCCGCTGATTCAGAGGATCCTCACCTGTAAGCAG ACGGTGCGAGAGCAGGCAGTGCGAGCTTTAGTCCTGGTCCCCACTAAAGAGCTGGGACAGCAGGTACAGGCCATGATCCGCCAGCTCACTGCTTACTGTGCCCGAGACGTCCGCGTAGCTGACATTTCCGGCAAGGCAGAGGTATCAGCGCAGAG GCCGGTTCTGATGGAAAAGCCAGATGTCGTGGTGGGAACTCCGTCTCGTGTACAAGCCCACATCAAAGCCCAGAACTTGGAGCTGAACTCTCTGGAAGTGCTCGTCATCGACGAAGCGGACCTTCTTTTCTCGTTCGGCTTCGAGGCTGATGCTAAGAGCCTCATTTG TCACTTACCTAAGATCTATCAGGCGTTCTTAATGTCTGCTACACTCACTGACGATGTTCAGGCCTTGAAGGAGCTCGTTTTGCACAACCCT GTGACGCTGAAGCTCCAAGGCTCCCAGCTTCCGGACAGCTCACAACTGCAGCAatacagtgtgaaatgtgaggaggaggagaagttCCTCCtcatctacacactcctcaaACTTGGCCTGGTGCGAGGGAAGACGCTCATATTTGTCTCCAGCTTGGATCGCTGCTACAGGCTCAAGCTGTTCTTGGAGCAGTTCAGCGTTCCTGCCTGCGTCCTTAACTCCGAACTCCCTGTGCACTCGAG GTGTCACATCATATCACAGTTTAATCAAGGATTCTACGATTACATCATAGCCACAGACGAGCAAGGGCTCAACAACCCGACCGCCCAGACTGCCGAGAGCaaagggaagaagaagaagaagaagaatgcaaAGAGTAAAAC aggcaGAGATAAAGAATACGGTGTGTCCAGAGGAGTAGACTTCCAGAACATCGCAAACGTCATAAACTTTGACTTTCCCTCTTCTgtcgattcctacatccaccgaGTTGGCAG GACCGCGAGGGCAGACAACAAAGGAACGGCTCTCACATTCGTGTCCAATTCCGAGCTCGCGTTGCTGGAGGATGTCGAGAGCGCTCTTACAGGAG ACAGCGGAAACTGTGCCCTGAAGCCATACGGGTTCAAAATGGACGAAATCGAAGGATTTCGATACAGATGTCGG GATGCGATGAGGTCTGTAACCAAGCAGGCAGTGAAGGAAGCCAGATTAAAGGAGATCAAGCAGGAGCTGCTCAACTCGGAGAAGCTTAAG ATGTATTTCGAGGACAACCCGAGAGATCTGCAACTGCTCCGTCACGACAAAGACCTGCATCCGGCCGTCATCAAACCCCACCTGAGAAACGTGCCGGAGTATTTGA TTCCGTCGACGCTGAAGACTCTGGTCAACCCTCTGTTACGCCGGAAGAAGAAGTTCAAGACCAACTCAAGGGGAGTCCTCAAAACTGCCTTCAAG AACATCAGAGGGAAGAACGTCAGAGGGAAGAACCCACTGAAGAGTTTCCGCTACAACAGGAACGCCAGCAAGCAGAAGAACAAACCCTAA
- the ykt6 gene encoding synaptobrevin homolog YKT6 encodes MKLYSLCVLYKGTSKANLLKAAYDLSSFSFFQRSSVQEFMTFTSSLIVERSSIGSRASVKEQEYLCHVYVRSDSLSGVVIADNEYPSRVCFTLLDKVLEEFSRQVNSIDWPSGSPTTVQYTALDSYLAKYQNPREADAMTKVQAELDETKIILHNTMESLLERGEKLDDLVQKSEHLGNQSKAFYKTARKQNSCCEVM; translated from the exons ATGAAGCtctacagtttgtgtgtgttgtacaaaGGAACGAGCAAGGCCAACCTTCTCAAAGCAGCCTATGATTTGTCTTCATTCAGTTTTTTTCAGAGATCCAG TGTACAAGAGTTCATGACCTTCACCAGCAGCCTGATAGTCGAGCGCTCCTCAATAGGAAGCCGTGCATCCGTCAAAGAGCAAG AATACCTGTGCCACGTGTACGTCCGGAGCGACAGTCTCAGCGGAGTGGTGATTGCAGATAACGAGTATCCCTCCAGAGTGTGCTTCACTTTGCTCGATAAG GTGTTGGAGGAATTTTCTCGGCAGGTGAACAGCATAGACTGGCCCTCGGGCTCACCGACTACAGTTCAGTACACCGCTTTAGACAGCTACCTGGCTAAGTATCAG AACCCACGGGAAGCTGATGCCATGACCAAGGTGCAAGCTGAACTGGATGAAACCAAAATTATTTTg CACAACACAATGGAGTCGCTTCTGGAAAGAGGAGAAAAGCTGGATGACTTGGTACAGAAATCAGAGCACCTGGGAAACCAGTCAAAAGCCTTTTACAAAACG GCACGGAAGCAGAACTCTTGTTGCGAGGTGATGTGA
- the ddx56 gene encoding probable ATP-dependent RNA helicase DDX56 isoform X1 — protein MDPERIQFHEMGLDDRILKALADLGWAQPTLIQEKAIPLALNGKDLLARARTGSGKTAAYAVPLIQRILTCKQTVREQAVRALVLVPTKELGQQVQAMIRQLTAYCARDVRVADISGKAEVSAQRPVLMEKPDVVVGTPSRVQAHIKAQNLELNSLEVLVIDEADLLFSFGFEADAKSLICHLPKIYQAFLMSATLTDDVQALKELVLHNPVTLKLQGSQLPDSSQLQQYSVKCEEEEKFLLIYTLLKLGLVRGKTLIFVSSLDRCYRLKLFLEQFSVPACVLNSELPVHSRCHIISQFNQGFYDYIIATDEQGLNNPTAQTAESKGKKKKKKNAKSKTGRDKEYGVSRGVDFQNIANVINFDFPSSVDSYIHRVGRTARADNKGTALTFVSNSELALLEDVESALTGDSGNCALKPYGFKMDEIEGFRYRCRDAMRSVTKQAVKEARLKEIKQELLNSEKLKMYFEDNPRDLQLLRHDKDLHPAVIKPHLRNVPEYLIPSTLKTLVNPLLRRKKKFKTNSRGVLKTAFKKNIRGKNVRGKNPLKSFRYNRNASKQKNKP, from the exons ATGGACCCCGAACGAATACAGTTTCACGAAATGGGTTTAGACGACCGAATCTTAAAG GCGCTAGCTGACCTTGGATGGGCTCAACCGACCCTTATTCAAGAAAAAGCCATTCCACTGGCTCTCAATGGAAAAGATCTTTTGGCAAGAGCTCGGACCGGGTCAGGGAAGACCGCTGCCTACGCCGTGCCGCTGATTCAGAGGATCCTCACCTGTAAGCAG ACGGTGCGAGAGCAGGCAGTGCGAGCTTTAGTCCTGGTCCCCACTAAAGAGCTGGGACAGCAGGTACAGGCCATGATCCGCCAGCTCACTGCTTACTGTGCCCGAGACGTCCGCGTAGCTGACATTTCCGGCAAGGCAGAGGTATCAGCGCAGAG GCCGGTTCTGATGGAAAAGCCAGATGTCGTGGTGGGAACTCCGTCTCGTGTACAAGCCCACATCAAAGCCCAGAACTTGGAGCTGAACTCTCTGGAAGTGCTCGTCATCGACGAAGCGGACCTTCTTTTCTCGTTCGGCTTCGAGGCTGATGCTAAGAGCCTCATTTG TCACTTACCTAAGATCTATCAGGCGTTCTTAATGTCTGCTACACTCACTGACGATGTTCAGGCCTTGAAGGAGCTCGTTTTGCACAACCCT GTGACGCTGAAGCTCCAAGGCTCCCAGCTTCCGGACAGCTCACAACTGCAGCAatacagtgtgaaatgtgaggaggaggagaagttCCTCCtcatctacacactcctcaaACTTGGCCTGGTGCGAGGGAAGACGCTCATATTTGTCTCCAGCTTGGATCGCTGCTACAGGCTCAAGCTGTTCTTGGAGCAGTTCAGCGTTCCTGCCTGCGTCCTTAACTCCGAACTCCCTGTGCACTCGAG GTGTCACATCATATCACAGTTTAATCAAGGATTCTACGATTACATCATAGCCACAGACGAGCAAGGGCTCAACAACCCGACCGCCCAGACTGCCGAGAGCaaagggaagaagaagaagaagaagaatgcaaAGAGTAAAAC aggcaGAGATAAAGAATACGGTGTGTCCAGAGGAGTAGACTTCCAGAACATCGCAAACGTCATAAACTTTGACTTTCCCTCTTCTgtcgattcctacatccaccgaGTTGGCAG GACCGCGAGGGCAGACAACAAAGGAACGGCTCTCACATTCGTGTCCAATTCCGAGCTCGCGTTGCTGGAGGATGTCGAGAGCGCTCTTACAGGAG ACAGCGGAAACTGTGCCCTGAAGCCATACGGGTTCAAAATGGACGAAATCGAAGGATTTCGATACAGATGTCGG GATGCGATGAGGTCTGTAACCAAGCAGGCAGTGAAGGAAGCCAGATTAAAGGAGATCAAGCAGGAGCTGCTCAACTCGGAGAAGCTTAAG ATGTATTTCGAGGACAACCCGAGAGATCTGCAACTGCTCCGTCACGACAAAGACCTGCATCCGGCCGTCATCAAACCCCACCTGAGAAACGTGCCGGAGTATTTGA TTCCGTCGACGCTGAAGACTCTGGTCAACCCTCTGTTACGCCGGAAGAAGAAGTTCAAGACCAACTCAAGGGGAGTCCTCAAAACTGCCTTCAAG AAGAACATCAGAGGGAAGAACGTCAGAGGGAAGAACCCACTGAAGAGTTTCCGCTACAACAGGAACGCCAGCAAGCAGAAGAACAAACCCTAA